One window of the Esox lucius isolate fEsoLuc1 chromosome 8, fEsoLuc1.pri, whole genome shotgun sequence genome contains the following:
- the LOC105005910 gene encoding vasculin-like protein 1: MAQHDFVPAWLNFSTPQVAKSSAPLERHEDHLVRGAARPGVSRRRHNSSDGFFNNDTRRASAGDGWSQTALSRHDSVDSGVAEGELGIRKTVTWAQERPHRGCQPKRPAGERDRERTGAQRQRNGSAHPRKVGPLPSEGGHKDKLKFAEEDFPSLNPESCGKLVVQPRAVGTPVGVWEHPPSAKQTMTKMLVIKKVSKDDTGTAFSASFANTGPHITNGTKTPVSGSSVYKNLVPKPATTTPPKTGSWKPNGRENKTSFNFSGQESAFTSPTASVNKPVIIPVTPPTQVSNHGPTRVSPKEPPSSITPPIDVTPPIDMTPSRLKLMRRSTDRKSDFLRGLKDEKNGDESITTSPSTTPDIRKDGEEVQRNGITPSVSDTDHLSISLEAEHRLLKAMGWQEYPENDDNFLPLTDDELREFQAKTEKLKRNRMCQNGVLPKPLPKTTPPLLSWRNPVEPELEEVSETEGSSSSQTSDDDADT, translated from the exons TCATCTGCACCTTTGGAGAGGCACGAAGACCACCTCGTCCGCGGCGCTGCCCGGCCCGGCGTGAGCCGGCGTCGCCATAACTCTTCGGACGGCTTCTTCAACAACGACACCCGCAGAGCTTCCGCAG GTGACGGGTGGAGTCAGACCGCTCTCTCGCGGCATGACTCTGTGGACTCCGGCGTGGCTGAGGGGGAGCTGGGCATCAGGAAGACGGTCACCTGGGCGCAGGAGAGACCCCATCGCGGGTGCCAGCCCAAACGACCTGCGGGGGAGAGGGACCGGGAGCGGACGGGGGCTCAGCGCCAGCGCAACGGATCCGCCCACCCCCGTAAAGTAGGTCCTCTGCCGTCTGAGGGAGGCCATAAGGACAAGCTGAAGTTTGCGGAGGAGGATTTT CCCTCTCTCAATCCGGAGAGCTGCGGGAAGCTCGTGGTCCAGCCACGTGCTGTAGGGACTCCTGTAGGAGTTTGGG AGCACCCTCCTAGTGCCAAGCAGACTATGACTAAGATGCTGGTCATCAAGAAGGTTTCCAAAGACGACACCGGCACTGCTTTCTCCGCTAGCTTTGCCAACACGGGACCTCATATAACCAACGGCACCAAAACCCCTGTCTCGGGATCCAGTGTCTACAAGAACCTGGTGCCCAAGCCagccaccaccaccccacccaAG ACTGGTTCATGGAAGCCAAACGGaagggaaaacaaaaccagTTTTAATTTCTCTGGCCAGGAGTCAGCCTTCACCAGCCCTACTGCCTCGGTGAACAAACCTGTGATAATTCCTGTCACACCCCCGACCCAAGTTTCCAACCATGGCCCGACCCGCGTCAGCCCTAAGGAG ccTCCCTCCAGCATAACCCCTCCTATAGATGTCACCCCTCCAATAGACATGACACCTTCCCGTCTGAAGCTCATGCGTCGCAGCACCGATCGGAAGAGTGACTTCCTCCGAGGCCTGAAAGACGAGAAGAACGGAGATGAGTCCATCACCACGAGCCCCTCTACCACCCCAGACATTAGGAAGGATGGAGAAGAGGTTCAGAGGAATGGGATTACTCCCTCGGTCAGTGACACGGatcatctctccatctcattGGAGGCAGAACACAG GTTGCTCAAAGCTATGGGCTGGCAGGAGTACCCAGAGAATGATGACAACTTCTTGCCCCTCACTGATGATGAGCTCAGAGAATTTCAAGCTAAAACAGAGAAG CTGAAGAGGAACCGGATGTGCCAGAATGGTGTTCTCCCTAAGCCTCTTCCGAAGACCACTCCCCCGCTGCTGTCCTGGAgaaaccctgtagagcctgAGCTAGAAGAGGTCTCTGAGACAGAGGGCAGCAGTAGCAGCCAGACATCGGATGATGACGCAGACACCTAA
- the ccdc17 gene encoding coiled-coil domain-containing protein 17 — translation MEAMGEFSCQECSMAFWSFGLLEKHKEFFCVGSSIGDPVVLRQGHPYHRRDYPKALHTPDLITLREQRGMHLGTIQGPINDREQKAGKEPDLHSFVSDSVTLRNLTDEFHKLRVSIEKSNQPKRSTEKEDLDQGLERQRSHKERLSELAKRHNSQLAEIQDRNQLLEQQREQIARHLGAVTEQGTAVNLESLLLELREKEDKNEEALQQLRDHITNLQPVVKVIRSDSPKPEDRNGHHFSSDLISSVDEPLSTQIRILVQAYMQSGGSDPTVLAQMHDLLAEALTLEQQTEPMADSKGSRKRIKPPHWAVKSEILAVEQENHRLEEEIFRIQLARGKHCREDIAVVSELRQIQREHIHHMASIQAEIESLRWKIERATGGPRDLRVTPPPPLFPAMSNMSPLAQIQPGLHSSLRGRHVLDPLDSLGPVSYDPAAGFVVFFDLVLGVDAVLRVLRLVACLYSGGQALGLCSPLPPTQCQPGGNVPKGCSVPPGNYALLAVKQPMPRLQPSPSLSLVLELQAAEYSQSVQNLVSWGWAHLELFDQHNQVQSGYWRVPVRALPIRPSLSPDQLNSVQQVGNMEVCLRVVKAEDENRQSLTKIDPTNISQYKYLSLASNPPASCQDNASISTSIHPSTANPFPSSSLH, via the exons ATGGAGGCAATGGGAGAATTCAGTTGTCAGGAGTGTAGTATGGCATTCTGGTCCTTTGGACTTTTAGAGAAACATAAAGAGTTCTTCTGTGTTGGGAGCAGCATTGGGGACCCTGTGGTGCTGAGACAAGGGCATCCATACCACAGGAGAGACTATCCCAAGGCCTTACATACCCCTGATCTTATAACG CTGAGAGAGCAGAGGGGAATGCACCTTGGGACCATTCAGGGACCGATCAATGACAGAGAACAGAAAGCTGGAAAAGAACCTGACCTACACAGCTTTGTGTCAGACAGCGTAACCTTGAGGAACCTCACTGATGAG TTTCACAAGCTGAGAGTGTCGATTGAAAAGAGTAACCAACCTAAACGGTCCACTGAGAAAGAAGACCTGGATCAAGGGTTGGAGAGGCAACGGAGCCACAAGGAGCGCCTGAGTGAGCTGGCAAAGCGGCACAACAGTCAGCTGGCAGAGATACAGGACCGCAACCAGCTCCTGGAGCAACAGAGAGAAC AGATAGCAAGGCATCTTGGGGCCGTGACAGAGCAGGGCACCGCAGTCAACCTGGAGTCCCTGCTGCTGGAGCTGAGGGAAAAGGAGGACAAAAATGAAGAGGCTCTACAGCAGCTCAGAGATCACATCACTAACCTGCAGCCTGT GGTCAAAGTGATCAGGTCTGACTCACCCAAGCCTGAAGACAGGAACGGACATCATTTCAGTTCTGACCTAATATCTTCTGTGGATGAACCCCTCTCCACCCAAATAAG AATTCTGGTGCAGGCCTATATGCAGTCTGGTGGTTCTGATCCGACTGTCCTGGCCCAGATGCATGATCTGCTAGCAGAAGCCCTCACTCTGGAGCAACAGACTGAACCTATGGCTGACAGCAAGGGCAGTAGGAAAA GGATTAAGCCTCCTCACTGGGCTGTGAAGTCAGAAATTCTGGCTGTGGAACAGGAGAACCATAGACTGGAGGAAGAGATCTTTAGGATCCAGCTGGCCAGAGGGAAGCACTGCAGGGAAGATA TAGCAGTGGTGTCTGAGCTACGTCAGATACAAAGAGAACACATCCACCACATGGCCAGCATTCAAGCTGAGATCGAGAGCCTCCGCTGGAAAATAGAGAGAGCCACAGGGGGCCCCAGGGATCTTAGGGTGaccccaccacccccactgTTCCCTGCCATGTCAAACATGAGTCCCCTTGCACAG ATCCAACCCGGGCTACATTCCTCTCTCAGGGGAAGGCATGTGCTTGACCCACTGGATTCTCTGGGACCTGTGTCCTACGATCCTGC GGCTGgttttgtggtgttttttgACCTGGTGCTTGGTGTAGATGCCGTACTGAGGGTTCTGCGTCTCGTGGCTTGTCTCTACTCCGGAGGCCAAGCGCTGGGGCTGTGTAGCCCATTGCCCCCTACACAGTGCCAGCCTGGAGGAAATGTACCCAAAGGATGCAGTGTACCCCCTGGAAATTATGCCCTCCTGGCTGTCAAACAGCCTATGCCCAG GTTGCAGCCatctccttccctgtctctggTGCTGGAGCTCCAAGCTGCAGAGTACAGCCAGTCGGTCCAGAACTTGGTGTCTTGGGGGTGGGCACACCTGGAGCTTTTTGACCAGCACAACCAGGTCCAGAGTGGGTACTGGAGGGTTCCAGTACGTGCACTCCCCATTCGACCATCCCTCAGTCCAGACCAGCTCAACTCAGTCCAGCAG GTGGGAAACATGGAGGTGTGTCTACGAGTGGTCAAGGCTGAGGATGAGAACAGGCAGTCCCTCACAAAGATTGACCCCACCAACATCAGCCAGTACAAATACCTCTCACTG GCAAGTAATCCCCCTGCAAGCTGTCAAGATAATGCATCAATTTCCACATCGATACATCCCTCAACAGCCAATCCTTTTCCCTCTTCTTCCCTACACTGA